From the Deinococcus radiophilus genome, one window contains:
- a CDS encoding D-alanine--D-alanine ligase family protein, which translates to MSDAAQLNSVLSTSQPRRRVLLLAGGQSEEHEVSLSSARSVLAALPADRYDVTAVVVSKEGRWLPSSETERVLGVGSADTGGDSMLTRVAEAAGYDVVFPLLHGPMGEDGTVQGLLTLAGLPFVGSGVLGSSVGMDKIMTKRVLEAVGIPQVAWRQAARAEWRRDPQGVRDRAAELGFPQFVKPANMGSSVGVSKVHDAGELDAALDLAFRHDRRVILEAMAASKPREIEVGVLGNDDPIASPVGELRFATEFYDYDTKYQAGRAEMLIPAPLPAEVSERVRELAIEAFRALDCAGLSRVDFFYDEQTGEVLLNEINTMPGFTTTSMYPSLLEAHGLSYPELVTRLIELALEER; encoded by the coding sequence ATGTCTGACGCTGCTCAGCTGAATTCCGTCCTGTCCACCTCCCAGCCACGCCGCCGCGTCTTGCTGCTGGCCGGGGGCCAGTCCGAAGAACATGAGGTCAGCCTGTCCAGCGCCCGTTCGGTGCTGGCCGCGCTGCCCGCCGACCGCTACGACGTGACGGCAGTCGTGGTCTCTAAGGAAGGCCGCTGGCTGCCCAGCAGTGAAACTGAGCGGGTCCTGGGCGTGGGCTCTGCTGATACGGGGGGTGACTCCATGCTGACGCGGGTGGCAGAGGCAGCGGGCTACGATGTGGTGTTCCCGCTGCTGCACGGTCCGATGGGCGAAGACGGCACGGTGCAGGGTCTGTTGACGCTGGCGGGCCTCCCTTTTGTGGGCAGTGGCGTGCTGGGCAGCAGTGTGGGTATGGACAAGATCATGACCAAGCGGGTGCTGGAAGCGGTCGGCATTCCGCAGGTGGCCTGGCGGCAGGCGGCCCGCGCCGAGTGGCGGCGTGACCCACAGGGGGTGCGTGACCGTGCCGCCGAGCTGGGCTTTCCGCAATTTGTTAAACCGGCCAACATGGGCAGCAGTGTCGGTGTAAGCAAGGTGCATGACGCGGGCGAGTTGGACGCGGCGCTGGACCTGGCCTTCCGGCATGACCGCCGGGTGATTCTGGAAGCGATGGCCGCCAGCAAACCCCGCGAGATTGAGGTGGGTGTACTGGGCAATGATGATCCCATTGCCAGTCCGGTAGGAGAACTGCGCTTCGCAACCGAGTTCTACGACTACGACACCAAGTACCAAGCGGGCCGCGCCGAAATGCTGATTCCCGCGCCACTGCCTGCTGAGGTCTCAGAGCGCGTGCGCGAACTGGCCATAGAGGCTTTCCGCGCCCTGGACTGCGCAGGCCTGAGCCGGGTGGACTTTTTCTATGACGAGCAAACCGGCGAAGTGCTGCTTAACGAGATCAATACCATGCCCGGTTTTACCACCACGTCCATGTATCCGTCGTTGCTGGAGGCCCACGGCCTGAGCTACCCGGAACTGGTGACGCGACTGATTGAGCTGGCGCTGGAAGAGCGCTGA
- a CDS encoding TetR/AcrR family transcriptional regulator — translation MPRPRIIQNEDLVAVARSAFLEQGVGVSTAEIARQAGISEGTLFSRFATKEDLLREAIGLSSYGHWRSELLSSVGKGDNRGQLERCAMLYLQESEQVFDVLLLVFSRGHAPEHNPLLTSLGNPLADDTAALAAYLRAETGLGRLRPLDTELTAMTITGSLSGWLWHGRMCTAEIGGTTAEDAAARDPGRFVRGLFDLLWPGMEPR, via the coding sequence ATGCCCCGGCCTAGAATCATTCAAAACGAAGATCTGGTGGCGGTGGCCCGCAGTGCCTTTCTGGAACAGGGTGTCGGCGTCAGTACCGCAGAAATTGCGCGTCAGGCCGGCATCTCCGAAGGAACGCTGTTCAGCCGCTTCGCCACCAAAGAAGACCTGCTGCGTGAGGCCATTGGCCTGAGCAGCTACGGTCACTGGCGCTCCGAACTCCTCTCGTCGGTAGGAAAGGGTGATAATCGCGGTCAGTTGGAGCGCTGCGCCATGCTGTATCTTCAGGAATCGGAGCAGGTGTTTGACGTGCTGCTGCTGGTTTTTTCGCGTGGACACGCTCCCGAACACAACCCACTGCTGACCAGCTTGGGTAACCCGCTGGCTGACGACACCGCAGCCCTGGCGGCCTATCTGCGTGCCGAAACCGGGCTGGGACGGCTGCGCCCGCTGGACACTGAACTGACCGCCATGACCATCACGGGCAGCTTAAGTGGCTGGCTGTGGCATGGCCGCATGTGTACCGCAGAGATCGGTGGGACAACCGCTGAAGACGCTGCTGCACGCGATCCGGGTCGGTTTGTGCGGGGGCTGTTCGACCTGCTCTGGCCTGGCATGGAGCCACGTTAG